From a single Kryptolebias marmoratus isolate JLee-2015 linkage group LG17, ASM164957v2, whole genome shotgun sequence genomic region:
- the ghdc gene encoding GH3 domain-containing protein — protein sequence MGFSWTRLLVLLCFAVLSVFVAVSEQLPEIPLLPTSVCVLSLSGMALIWRHINSKMKGENRTLSSLLSQYAAVKVVGWLGRRHRRKLEADTLKATQVQEETLLKRLRKNADTRYGRRYDFSSVKDAADFRACHPLTSYEHYSELIRRIAAGEEKVIIAEKPLILAMTSGTSGSSSMLLSTRDTNTEFFTQGVTVCLDAVRQAFPETDTLQRTTKFFYNPTFRQSEAGIPIGPNSSTPASSRHTLNLYTTPAPAFEVPSEKDTLYLHLLFALKDPSVGTLESNFASTVFYVFTALQERWQELVEDIERGQINAALSLEPKVRTRLEALMRPDQERAAQLRVHFQEGFRGIAKRLWPRLHLVLAVDSGSNQIYGEMLRENYCKGVPFYSPFYAATEGLIGVNLWPREPDRRYLLCPRSMFCEFLPESSLDEETPPTLLMEEVKEGESYELVVTNASGLFRYRIGDVVRVAGFHNRCPIVEFQYRRGQMLNVRGEKVSEALFLGALKKAVAQWPGAQLVDYSCAESGILGDTIGGSDPHYQVFLELKGVRNLSEEQRYKLDICLQQDSAVYKSFRIKGSIGPMRVQLVAEGAFRELRKQMMADTSTSPNTFKMQRVLRRKQHADFLLGKTVS from the exons ATGGGTTTTTCGTGGACTCGCCTTCTAGTTTTGCTCTGTTTTGCGGTTTTATCCGTGTTTGTTGCTGTCAGCGAGCAACTTCCGG AGATACCCCTTCTGCCCACCTCCGTCTGCGTCCTGTCTCTGTCCGGGATGGCGCTGATTTGGAGACACATCAACTCTAAGATGAAGGGTGAAAACCGGACGCTGAGCAGTCTCTTGAGCCAGTATGCTGCCGTGAAGGTCGTGGGCTGGTTGGGAAGGCGGCACCGGAGGAAACTTGAAGCAGACACGCTGAAGGCGACGCAGGTTCAGGAGGAGACTTTGCTGAAGCGACTGCGTAAAAACGCAGACACACGTTATGGGAGAAGGTACGACTTCAGCTCTGTTAAAG ATGCTGCTGATTTCCGAGCTTGTCACCCCCTCACCTCATACGAGCACTACTCAGAGCTCATCAGACGCATCGCAGCCGGAGAGGAGAAGGTGATTATTGCTGAGAAGCCGCTGATTCTGGCCATGACCTCCGGGACATCGGGATCCAGCTCCATGCTGCTCAGCACCAGGGACACCAACACCGAGTTCTTCACGCAG GGTGTGACTGTTTGCCTAGACGCCGTGCGACAGGCTTTCCCTGAGACGGACACCCTTCAGCGCACCACCAAATTCTTCTACAATCCCACGTTTCGCCAGTCGGAGGCGGGAATCCCCATCGGACCAAACTCTTCCACGCCGGCCTCGTCCCGCCACACGCTCAACCTCTACACGACTCCAGCTCCTGCCTTTGAG gtTCCCAGTGAGAAGGACACCTTGTACCTGCACCTCCTGTTTGCTCTCAAAGATCCAAGCGTGGGAACGCTGGAGTCGAACTTCGCTTCCACAGTTTTCTACGTTTTCACAGCCCTGCAG GAGCGCTGGCAGGAGCTGGTGGAGGACATCGAACGAGGGCAAATCAACGCCGCCTTATCTCTCGAGCCCAAGGTGAGGACCCGACTTGAAGCTCTGATGAGACCGGACCAAGAGAGGGCCGCTCAGCTCCGGGTCCACTTCCAGGAGGGATTCAGGGGGATCGCCAAGCGCCTGTGGCCCCGCCTCCACCTGGTGCTGGCGGTGGACTCGGGCTCCAATCAGATCTACGGCGAAATGTTGAGGGAGAACTACTGCAAAGGAGTGCCTTTCTATTCGCCCTTTTATGCCGCCACAGAAG GTCTGATAGGAGTGAACCTGTGGCCTCGGGAGCCAGACAGACGTTACCTGCTGTGTCCGCGCTCGATGTTCTGCGAGTTCCTGCCAGAGAGCAGCCTGGACGAGGAGACGCCACCAACCCTGCTgatggaggaggtgaaggagggcGAGAGTTACGAGCTTGTTGTCACAAACGCCTCGGGACTTTTCAG ATACCGTATTGGAGACGTCGTGAGAGTTGCTGGCTTCCACAACCGTTGCCCCATCGTGGAGTTCCAGTACAG ACGGGGTCAGATGCTGAACGTGCGAGGCGAGAAAGTGTCGGAGGCCTTGTTCCTCGGGGCCTTGAAGAAAGCTGTTGCTCAGTGGCCGGGAGCTCAGCTCGTTGACTACTCCTGTGCCGAGAGCGGCATCTTGG GAGACACGATTGGCGGCTCAGACCCTCATTACCAGGTGTTTCTAGAGCTGAAAGGTGTGAGGAATCTATCAGAAGAACAGCGATATAAG CTGGACATTTGTCTCCAGCAGGACTCAGCCGTCTACAAGTCCTTTCGTATAAAAGGCAGCATCGGGCCGATGAGGGTGCAGCTGGTGGCAGAGGGTGCGTTCAGGGAGCTTCGTAAGCAGATGATGGCCGACACGAGCACCTCACCCAACACTTTCAAAATGCAGCGCGTGCTGCGCAGGAAGCAACACGCAGACTTCCTGTTGGGGAAAACGGTCTCCTGA
- the LOC108247995 gene encoding FERM domain-containing protein 6-like isoform X1 codes for MLMVLFFPPASEKGFGQHCFKCDGVSSFRSSKVQQLYFTELRQKVLRSQSCHQEALLFQLAASALQAEAGDLEPREETDSDGGEEGQERKHYFLPEDYFPSWLIKRRGRDYLLRHAPKLHSELRGLSWSQAVLQFIKESSRLQDGAVTFYRMRQDKKEKKSSILLGVARTGVHVYQEVEGKHCAMFDFAWTDIDHLTFQGSRFEIAAVGSLSLPKLAYYTHSAFHSEHVLRHLRGSHRFHISTRDAAGCVQQLEDSQAPQFHKEAYICDMTGLRQRLSCSFLTSSMSDCSAAVETGWAKEEEEEGSSSCLLKGENISFNEAELWDETEEVFVDDPAEVSWLAELLHGVSVDGPLVLPSSCWAAVTVEMKQVLRWRAAEGASAD; via the exons ATGCTAATGGTCCTTTTCTTTCCCCCTGCCTCTGAAAAAGGCTTCGGtcaacattgttttaaatgtgacgGTGTTTCATCTTTCAGGAGCAGCAAAGTGCAGCAGCTCTACTTCACAGAGCTGAGGCAGAAAGTGCTGCGTTCACAGAGCTGCCATCAGGAAGCGCTGCTCTTCCAGCTGGCAGCTTCGGCGCTCCAAGCTGAAGCTGGAGACCTGGAGCCGAGGGAGGAGACGGACAGCGAcggaggagaggagggacagGAAAGAAAGCATTACTTCCTTCCAGAAGATTACTTCCCTTCTTGg ctgatAAAGCGCAGAGGCAGAGACTACCTGCTCCGACACGCTCCGAAGCTGCACAGCGAGCTGAGAGGTTTGTCCTGGAGCCAAGCCGTCCTTCAGTTTATAAAGGAGTCCAGCAGGCTGCAGGACGGAGCTGTGACCTTCTACAGGATGAGACAG gacaaaaaggagaagaagagctCAATCCTTCTTGGAGTGGCAAGAACAGGAGTCCATGTTTATCAG gaggtggaAGGAAAGCACTGTGCCATGTTTGATTTTGCCTGGACTGATATCGACCACTTAACTTTCCAG GGCAGCAGGTTTGAAATCGCCGCCGTTGGCTCTCTGAGCCTCCCGAAGCTGGCGTACTACACTCATTCCGCCTTCCACTCCGAACACGTGCTGAGGCACCTCAGAGGCAGCCACCGGTTCCACATCAGCACCAGGGATGCAGCTGGATGCGTCCAACAGCTGGAAGACTCGCAGG CCCCTCAGTTCCACAAAGAGGCCTACATATGTGACATGACAGGGTTAAGACAGAGACTCAGCTGCTCTTTCCTCACGTCCTCCATGTCTGACTGCAGCGCTGCTGTGGAAACAGGCTGGGctaaagaagaggaggaggagggctcgTCATCCTGTCTGCTTAAAGgagaaaatatttctttcaATG AAGCTGAGCTGTGGGACGAAACAGAggaggtttttgttgatgaccCAGCTGAGGTGTCCTGGCTGGCTGAGCTGCTCCACGGTGTGTCTGTGGACGGGCCTTTAGTGTTACCTTCCTCCTGCTGGGCAG CCGTCACCGTGGAAATGAAACAG GTTCTGAGGTGGAGAGCGGCTGAAGGAGCCTCAGCGGACTAA
- the LOC108247995 gene encoding FERM domain-containing protein 6-like isoform X2, translating to MRMPWSIKLNSSCAWKRRYVPSHATLRDLYVLRMTLSYYHLEHELNFSKIRVTDIFLLAKLIKRRGRDYLLRHAPKLHSELRGLSWSQAVLQFIKESSRLQDGAVTFYRMRQDKKEKKSSILLGVARTGVHVYQEVEGKHCAMFDFAWTDIDHLTFQGSRFEIAAVGSLSLPKLAYYTHSAFHSEHVLRHLRGSHRFHISTRDAAGCVQQLEDSQAPQFHKEAYICDMTGLRQRLSCSFLTSSMSDCSAAVETGWAKEEEEEGSSSCLLKGENISFNEAELWDETEEVFVDDPAEVSWLAELLHGVSVDGPLVLPSSCWAAVTVEMKQVSKKHLLLFEDSILP from the exons ATGCGTATGCCCTGGAGTATTAAACTAAATTCATCTTGTGCTTGGAAACGACGTTATGTGCCATCTCATGCGACACTGCGAGATctgtatgtgctgaggatgactctcagctactaccaccttgAACATGAGCTCAATTTCTCCAAAATtcgagttacagacatttttttgttggccAAG ctgatAAAGCGCAGAGGCAGAGACTACCTGCTCCGACACGCTCCGAAGCTGCACAGCGAGCTGAGAGGTTTGTCCTGGAGCCAAGCCGTCCTTCAGTTTATAAAGGAGTCCAGCAGGCTGCAGGACGGAGCTGTGACCTTCTACAGGATGAGACAG gacaaaaaggagaagaagagctCAATCCTTCTTGGAGTGGCAAGAACAGGAGTCCATGTTTATCAG gaggtggaAGGAAAGCACTGTGCCATGTTTGATTTTGCCTGGACTGATATCGACCACTTAACTTTCCAG GGCAGCAGGTTTGAAATCGCCGCCGTTGGCTCTCTGAGCCTCCCGAAGCTGGCGTACTACACTCATTCCGCCTTCCACTCCGAACACGTGCTGAGGCACCTCAGAGGCAGCCACCGGTTCCACATCAGCACCAGGGATGCAGCTGGATGCGTCCAACAGCTGGAAGACTCGCAGG CCCCTCAGTTCCACAAAGAGGCCTACATATGTGACATGACAGGGTTAAGACAGAGACTCAGCTGCTCTTTCCTCACGTCCTCCATGTCTGACTGCAGCGCTGCTGTGGAAACAGGCTGGGctaaagaagaggaggaggagggctcgTCATCCTGTCTGCTTAAAGgagaaaatatttctttcaATG AAGCTGAGCTGTGGGACGAAACAGAggaggtttttgttgatgaccCAGCTGAGGTGTCCTGGCTGGCTGAGCTGCTCCACGGTGTGTCTGTGGACGGGCCTTTAGTGTTACCTTCCTCCTGCTGGGCAG CCGTCACCGTGGAAATGAAACAGGTGAGTAAAAAGCATCTCCTTTTGTTTGAGGACTCGATTCTCCCTTGA